One Hyalangium gracile genomic window carries:
- a CDS encoding ABC transporter ATP-binding protein, which produces MAAIVLEGLFKAFGATPVVRGLSLEVSEGELVSLLGPSGCGKTTTLRMLAGLEHPDSGVIRIGGEVVAGPGVRVPPERRGLGMVFQSYAVWPHRSVEANVAYPLSLRRLPKTQIAERVREALRWVRLEALATRMPHELSGGQLQRVALARALVSSPRVLLLDEPLSNLDAALREELRAEIAALRSRLGTTMVFVTHDQAEALALSDRIAVMNRGVIEQVDTPERLYREPRTPFVAAFVGGANVFAGEARQGAFHCSGREVVFPLPEELRGSTGPGTLMFRPEDVELGTEGTPLPLSARLFLGHAAEYRFPVGDTLLRAVGPSIEARAGQVLQVRIRKAKLFPAQG; this is translated from the coding sequence ATGGCCGCCATCGTCCTCGAAGGCCTGTTCAAGGCGTTCGGCGCCACGCCCGTGGTTCGCGGCCTCTCCCTCGAGGTGAGTGAGGGGGAACTCGTCTCGCTCCTCGGGCCTTCCGGGTGTGGCAAGACGACGACGCTGCGGATGCTGGCCGGCCTGGAGCATCCGGACTCGGGCGTCATCCGCATTGGCGGTGAGGTGGTGGCGGGCCCCGGCGTCCGTGTTCCTCCCGAGCGGCGCGGACTCGGCATGGTGTTCCAGAGCTATGCCGTCTGGCCGCACCGCTCCGTGGAGGCGAACGTCGCGTATCCCCTCTCGTTGCGCCGCCTGCCGAAGACGCAGATCGCCGAGCGCGTCCGGGAGGCCCTCCGCTGGGTGCGGCTCGAGGCGCTCGCCACCCGGATGCCCCACGAGCTGTCCGGCGGGCAGCTCCAGCGCGTCGCGCTCGCCCGGGCGCTCGTGTCCAGCCCTCGGGTGCTCCTGCTCGATGAGCCGCTGTCGAACCTCGACGCCGCGCTCCGTGAGGAGCTGCGCGCCGAGATCGCCGCCCTGCGCTCCCGTCTGGGCACCACGATGGTCTTCGTCACGCACGATCAGGCGGAGGCGCTCGCGCTCTCGGACCGGATCGCGGTGATGAACCGCGGCGTCATCGAGCAGGTGGACACTCCCGAGCGGTTGTATCGAGAGCCCCGGACGCCCTTCGTCGCCGCCTTCGTGGGCGGAGCCAACGTCTTCGCAGGAGAGGCTCGCCAGGGCGCGTTCCACTGCTCAGGCCGGGAGGTCGTGTTCCCACTGCCGGAGGAGCTGCGCGGCAGCACCGGGCCCGGCACGCTGATGTTCCGCCCGGAAGACGTCGAGCTCGGTACCGAGGGCACGCCGCTCCCGCTCTCCGCGCGCCTGTTCCTCGGCCACGCGGCGGAGTACCGCTTCCCCGTGGGCGACACGCTCCTGCGTGCCGTGGGTCCCTCCATCGAGGCCCGCGCCGGGCAGGTGCTCCAGGTCCGCATCCGCAAGGCGAAGCTGTTCCCCGCCCAGGGCTGA
- a CDS encoding NADP-dependent glyceraldehyde-3-phosphate dehydrogenase yields MSNHLEQIFSAAVEPPASARIPDFTEQREYLIDGKLLTWQGDLAPVRSPICVKTDKGLEQKIIGSTPLLTSKESLAALDAAVRAYDLGRGAWPTMRVAERIEHVERFIARMQEQRQLVVNLLMWEIGKTQKDAEKEFDRTRDYIVETLNALKELDRNSIRFVQEQGIMGQVRRVPLGVALCMGPYNYPLNETFSTLFPALLMGNTVVFKPAKFGVLLIRPLLEAFRDSFPPGVINIIYGRGRETVGALMESGKVDVFAFIGTNQGASELKKMHPKPHRLKAVLGLDAKNPAVLLEDADLDNAVSECVTGTLSFNGQRCTALKILLVHRKILQPFLEKFTAAVGKLKPGMPWEPGVALTPLPEPGKPAFLKGLVDDALQHGAQVLNPHGGEIHGSFFSPAIVSPVNERMRLYHEEQFGPVIPILPFDDDEEAIRYVVNSQFGQQLSIFGKDSKRIARLIDASANQVGRINLNTQCQRGPDTFPFNGRKDSAEGTLSVSDALRVFSIRTLVATKTTAENKAIVHNILTQRESSFLSTDYIF; encoded by the coding sequence ATGTCGAATCACCTCGAACAGATCTTCTCCGCCGCGGTCGAGCCCCCGGCCTCCGCTCGCATCCCCGACTTCACAGAGCAGCGCGAGTACCTGATCGACGGAAAGCTCCTGACCTGGCAGGGCGACCTGGCCCCGGTGCGCAGCCCCATCTGCGTGAAGACGGACAAGGGGCTCGAGCAGAAGATCATCGGCTCCACTCCGCTGCTCACCTCCAAGGAGTCCCTGGCCGCGCTCGACGCCGCCGTGCGCGCGTATGACCTTGGTCGCGGCGCCTGGCCCACCATGCGCGTGGCCGAGCGCATCGAGCACGTGGAGCGCTTCATCGCGCGCATGCAGGAGCAGCGGCAGCTCGTCGTGAACCTCCTCATGTGGGAGATCGGCAAGACGCAGAAGGATGCGGAGAAGGAGTTCGACCGCACGCGCGACTACATCGTCGAGACGCTCAACGCCCTCAAGGAGCTGGATCGCAACTCCATCCGCTTCGTCCAGGAGCAGGGCATCATGGGGCAGGTGCGCCGTGTGCCGCTCGGCGTGGCCCTGTGCATGGGCCCCTACAATTACCCCCTCAACGAGACGTTCTCCACGCTCTTCCCCGCCCTCCTCATGGGCAACACCGTCGTCTTCAAGCCGGCCAAGTTCGGCGTGCTCCTCATCCGCCCCCTGCTGGAGGCCTTCCGCGACAGCTTCCCTCCCGGCGTCATCAACATCATCTACGGCCGGGGCCGCGAGACGGTGGGAGCCCTCATGGAGAGCGGCAAGGTGGACGTGTTCGCCTTCATCGGCACCAACCAGGGCGCCAGCGAGCTCAAGAAGATGCACCCCAAGCCGCACCGCCTCAAGGCCGTGCTCGGCCTGGACGCGAAGAACCCGGCCGTCCTCCTGGAGGACGCGGACCTCGACAACGCCGTGAGCGAGTGCGTCACCGGCACGCTGTCCTTCAACGGCCAGCGGTGCACCGCGCTGAAGATCCTCCTGGTGCACCGGAAGATCCTCCAGCCCTTCCTCGAGAAGTTCACCGCCGCCGTCGGCAAGCTCAAGCCCGGCATGCCCTGGGAACCCGGTGTGGCCCTCACGCCGCTGCCGGAGCCGGGCAAGCCCGCGTTCCTCAAGGGGCTCGTCGACGATGCCCTCCAGCACGGAGCCCAGGTGCTCAATCCCCACGGCGGGGAGATCCACGGCTCCTTCTTCTCCCCGGCCATCGTCTCGCCGGTGAACGAGCGCATGCGCCTGTACCACGAGGAGCAGTTCGGCCCGGTCATCCCCATCCTCCCCTTCGATGACGATGAGGAGGCCATCCGCTACGTGGTGAACTCGCAGTTCGGCCAGCAGCTGAGCATCTTCGGCAAGGACTCCAAGCGCATCGCGCGCCTCATCGATGCCAGCGCCAACCAGGTCGGTCGCATCAACCTCAACACCCAGTGCCAGCGCGGGCCCGACACCTTCCCCTTCAACGGACGCAAGGACTCGGCGGAGGGCACGCTCTCGGTCTCGGACGCGCTGCGCGTGTTCTCCATCCGCACGCTCGTCGCGACGAAGACGACGGCCGAGAACAAGGCCATCGTCCACAACATCCTCACCCAGCGCGAGTCCTCGTTCCTCTCGACGGACTACATCTTCTGA
- a CDS encoding BamA/TamA family outer membrane protein — protein MNRIALLLSCLLSLVAGAQTERPDAGPASVPTPTSSPTTSGEPAAGTQAPATTGPSTVAEVCRDDDDTPEGQLGTLQLRIDGQIQTLSGLDWKGLQRLTVDQVRTLTGLPETGPLTVEQATRGLRRLARTELFARITPTLRLAEGSAPSLEVALEEHPFITSISFQGPRDVTPRELREEMFRTWTWPPPGRLPDEDDEEVVLRITDRSLTVNVTPVTPLCPPPRPPREWLARLDERGELLPGIIPGGLKAALERALDELRDDGYLLASIAATLHPDGRLEVEVDEGRIEGVDVEGVDADMVPRVREALGLQPGDTFLRSDASQAVRRLEKTLPFLRVSTVERPSEEVQLVEEKAEDGTRRYRTLRQERQEPRSKRRREHAEFNWEELAEAWWNDWGEHGTSSGLVTRGRRVVVGVRARRPDFELDLLPVHTQVTGLAPGLEGALQLWDPRDRAHLTLETALFLPWRLGGQRIPEDPEQTRRQRRLNWLMGAKGRVPSLGLAELGGQFHDFTDTLDRWRMGAIDSFLYSALLNRPDADYFRRKGAAAFATWRLGSHWLLGGEYRRDTYATLVSLSPPLSLFRRDSPAFPNAPATEGRFASVIARLEYASDGTQREELGSLFRSPELSLLSHEDDWPRRPTLRSFATVEVGNPSLGGDEGTRFWKLVSDTVLYVPTGHDESLRLRLRAAGGEDLPLQKLEGLGGWSALRGYGFKELRGDASVLASAEYRWEALGAFVDVGSVRQEEGWTDAKLGLGASLHLGDEVELTAAWRLDDRADWVPEARLLFTRPF, from the coding sequence ATGAACCGCATCGCACTCCTTCTCTCCTGTCTCCTCTCGCTCGTGGCGGGCGCCCAGACCGAGCGCCCCGATGCGGGCCCGGCCTCGGTCCCCACGCCTACCAGCTCCCCAACGACCAGCGGTGAGCCCGCTGCCGGCACTCAGGCTCCCGCGACCACCGGGCCTTCGACGGTTGCCGAGGTGTGCCGTGACGACGACGACACGCCGGAGGGGCAGCTCGGCACGCTCCAGCTCCGCATCGACGGGCAGATCCAGACGCTCTCGGGGCTCGACTGGAAGGGGCTCCAGCGCCTCACGGTCGATCAGGTGCGCACGCTGACCGGACTCCCGGAGACAGGCCCGCTCACCGTGGAGCAAGCCACCCGAGGTCTTCGCCGCCTCGCGCGCACGGAGCTCTTCGCGCGCATCACGCCCACGCTGCGCCTCGCGGAGGGCTCGGCGCCATCGCTGGAGGTAGCCCTCGAGGAGCATCCCTTCATCACCTCCATCTCCTTCCAAGGCCCGCGGGACGTCACGCCCCGCGAGCTGCGCGAGGAGATGTTCCGCACGTGGACGTGGCCGCCACCCGGAAGGCTTCCGGATGAGGATGACGAAGAGGTGGTGCTGCGCATCACCGACCGGAGCCTGACGGTGAACGTCACGCCCGTCACTCCCCTGTGTCCTCCTCCCCGTCCGCCGCGGGAGTGGCTCGCCCGGCTCGACGAGCGAGGCGAGCTGCTGCCCGGCATCATCCCGGGAGGGCTGAAGGCAGCCCTGGAGCGGGCGCTCGATGAGCTGCGCGACGACGGCTACCTGCTGGCCAGCATCGCCGCGACACTCCACCCGGACGGCCGCCTGGAGGTGGAGGTGGACGAGGGCCGCATCGAGGGCGTGGACGTGGAGGGCGTGGACGCGGACATGGTGCCGCGCGTCCGGGAGGCGCTGGGGCTCCAGCCCGGGGACACCTTCCTGCGCAGCGATGCCTCCCAGGCGGTGAGGCGCCTGGAGAAGACGCTGCCCTTCCTCCGGGTGAGCACCGTGGAGCGGCCCTCGGAGGAGGTCCAGCTCGTCGAGGAGAAGGCCGAGGACGGCACGCGCCGCTACCGCACCCTCCGCCAGGAGCGCCAGGAGCCGCGGAGCAAGCGCCGACGCGAGCATGCCGAGTTCAACTGGGAGGAGCTCGCCGAGGCGTGGTGGAACGACTGGGGAGAGCACGGCACGAGCTCGGGCCTCGTCACGCGAGGCCGTCGCGTGGTGGTGGGCGTCCGGGCCCGCCGGCCGGACTTCGAGCTGGACCTGCTCCCGGTGCACACGCAGGTGACGGGGCTGGCGCCGGGGCTCGAGGGAGCGCTCCAGCTATGGGATCCGCGAGACCGCGCGCACCTGACGCTGGAGACGGCCCTCTTCCTTCCCTGGCGCCTGGGCGGCCAGCGCATCCCGGAGGATCCCGAGCAGACGCGCCGCCAGCGCCGGCTCAACTGGCTGATGGGAGCCAAGGGCCGGGTGCCCTCGCTCGGCCTGGCGGAGCTGGGCGGCCAGTTCCACGACTTCACCGACACGCTGGATCGCTGGCGGATGGGCGCGATCGACTCGTTCCTCTACTCGGCGCTGCTCAACCGTCCGGACGCGGACTACTTCCGCCGCAAGGGCGCCGCGGCCTTCGCGACGTGGCGGCTCGGGAGCCACTGGCTGCTGGGAGGCGAGTACCGCCGGGACACCTACGCCACCCTGGTGAGCCTCTCGCCGCCCCTGTCCCTCTTCCGCAGGGACTCTCCGGCCTTCCCCAACGCCCCGGCGACCGAGGGCCGCTTCGCCTCCGTCATCGCCCGGCTCGAGTACGCCAGCGACGGGACGCAGCGCGAGGAGCTCGGCTCGCTCTTCCGGAGCCCGGAGCTCTCCCTGCTCTCCCATGAGGACGACTGGCCCAGACGGCCCACGCTGCGGAGCTTCGCCACGGTGGAGGTGGGCAATCCTTCCCTGGGAGGCGACGAGGGCACGCGCTTCTGGAAGCTGGTGAGCGACACCGTCCTCTACGTGCCCACCGGACATGACGAGTCCCTGCGCCTGCGCCTGCGCGCCGCGGGAGGCGAGGACCTGCCCCTGCAGAAGCTGGAGGGCCTGGGCGGGTGGAGCGCGCTGCGTGGCTACGGCTTCAAGGAGTTGCGCGGAGACGCCTCGGTGCTCGCCAGCGCCGAGTACCGGTGGGAGGCGCTGGGCGCCTTCGTGGACGTGGGCTCGGTGCGGCAGGAGGAGGGCTGGACGGACGCGAAGCTGGGACTGGGCGCGAGCCTGCACCTCGGAGACGAGGTGGAGCTGACCGCGGCCTGGCGCTTGGACGACCGCGCGGACTGGGTCCCCGAGGCCCGGCTGCTCTTCACACGGCCCTTCTGA
- a CDS encoding DUF4390 domain-containing protein, whose protein sequence is MRMGRLGTQARGLRAALLATLGLLAPEAWAEEPRAQCTATLSGRRVVVRPEAQSFLPTELDRLLRLGLAGRLEVELTLLRRRKLWFDEQVDTARLTQVLSFTQGVYLLDGRPLPASTTTLELERTAWTLEEPPEPGEAFVVQVSVRLQVVTASSLGKVASWLTKSPSAEDERSTVTRNLLRTVAEDLTRQASGRCDVSPIQ, encoded by the coding sequence ATGCGCATGGGACGGCTCGGGACACAGGCACGAGGACTCCGCGCGGCGCTGCTCGCCACGCTGGGGCTGCTCGCGCCCGAGGCCTGGGCGGAGGAGCCCCGCGCGCAGTGCACCGCCACGCTCAGCGGCAGGCGCGTGGTGGTGCGTCCCGAGGCACAGTCCTTCCTGCCCACGGAGCTGGATCGACTGCTGCGGCTGGGGCTCGCGGGGCGGCTCGAGGTGGAGCTGACGCTGCTGCGCCGCCGCAAGCTGTGGTTCGACGAGCAGGTGGACACCGCGCGGCTCACCCAGGTGCTCTCGTTCACGCAGGGCGTGTACCTGCTGGACGGCCGGCCCCTGCCCGCGAGCACCACCACGCTGGAGCTGGAGCGCACCGCCTGGACGCTGGAGGAGCCCCCCGAGCCCGGCGAAGCCTTCGTGGTGCAGGTGAGCGTACGGCTCCAGGTGGTGACGGCGTCCAGCCTGGGCAAGGTGGCCTCCTGGCTCACCAAGAGCCCCTCCGCGGAGGACGAGCGCTCCACCGTCACTCGCAACCTGCTGCGCACCGTGGCCGAGGACCTCACCCGCCAGGCCTCCGGCCGGTGTGATGTCAGCCCAATCCAGTAA